The stretch of DNA GGAGCCAAGCCCACCCCACACACGCGGACAGAGCACGAGTGCCAGGCGGCAGAAGCGCGTGCGCCCGCGAAGCGCGCCCGCAGCCACATGCGATTACCGCGCCGTTCCGCaaccgcgcccgcgcgccgcgccgcgcgctagagcgcccacgccgcgccgcgccgcgccgcgcccgcgcccgcgcgccgcgccgcgcgccgccgagcccacgccgcgccgcgcacCGTAGTGCCCGCGCCAAGTCACGTCGCCCGTGCCACGCCCGCTTGCGCCTTGGCGtttagcgcttggctcggtgcgtcgcgtcgtgtcgccggtcgGCGGTCACCGCtcctgtggcctcgtcgaccacgccgccacgccatccacgagctccaccactccggcacgccaccggccaaaagtccggccgccatcattgcctcggccctcgcccgcccgtgcgccgcctataaaaAGGGGGGGAGCCGAGCCTTCTCCTtcacaccctcaccacgagcaccttgcctccctccaccaccaccagagcgCCGATGGCCATCCATCTTTCAACCTCCtgttgtctccaggaagaagaaggggtaaatccctctcctcgcaaTCCAACCCACCAATTTCCCTGATTCGCGAACAAGtcctcccaccattccaaaaataattacagataggcccctgctctcgcggttcagtcctaaaccccgtATTAAAGCCCCAAATACTCCTTTAAACCGTCATTccatgcgccaaatttcctccaatcaatcccaaattcgaccacggcctcctctcatatacttccgccgaggcatatcaaaattccatgaaaataccctgtctacctattttccgttcatatttcctgttcggagctcaacgggtaaaatccttttcctttttatttattgtgtgctcgtttgtgtgtgccgtagatcgcggagtacccgaggaggagcgcgaggaggagttcgaccgtgagcccgagcccgaggaccagtaccgcgagcaggagctcccggaaggctttgagaacggcaagtccaatctcaccctttgatgcatatttaaatacccagtttttcagacacaacctattggcctgttttataacatgcatattgttttatcgcaagacatggttggatagccaccccttgattgttatgactattccttgttgtcccatatttatctctaaatatgagttgctctgtttagatgataaatactggtagaacgcttaggaactcattatccaaattcaaacatgactacacctgtatactcggaaaataatgtgtgagtatgtttgactgaggagttgggttttcgggtgtaaagagaggtggtggatgagatggatgggtgtttcttgtgtggaacgccgggttgataggctcgtacctcagtggttgagcagagtgggagatatccatcttgtcatggctaaggaccgagttgatgtgtcatcctgactaattccatcatcgtacaaccactcgaccgttgtatgggtaacggcttagcataaatcccactagctaaactgctaggcttcaggtgtgctggtgagcaacgggaggccttggaaaaggactaagctcttggtgacttaggtcccggttttggccccgtggatgggttgctaacccctcgagcgcttccgtgttgactagtcagtgttggctaaggtgggtaatggctttgttaggatccgtaccgtcactaaggtgatcgcgatacggtaccctacttgtgggaaaagtgtacaacctctgcagagttaaaacctatccgggtagccgtgtccacggcattggacgagttacggctcggtcacacaactagcttttagggatgactggtattttaccgcgtgtgtgggtgtgtgggattttggaagtgtccggcaggtgtaccgtgcgctacggcggacggggagtccggtagcgataaaacttggatcctttgtgtaggatcaaccccacttgatatgttgtttactaaaatgtttttcattaaaccgctttgaaatggaaccccgcatgtgtctaaaaattcagctttactgcaaataaaccatagcttattccttgattattcatatgcatattcttgttgtatccccctccgtggatggggttggacttgctgagtactttgtactcacccttgtgttgttacttcagaggaggatccggacttcgtcgccgaggacttcgagtaggaggttgcgtctgcacccaacgctgcctgcggtgttggcccttttgcaggatgcttccgctaacgcttagctccgattgcagcccggaatccgactggactgcaacttggatttgtgttgttatcgctttagtcttgctttgggtgtggcttgcccgcccgctccttcaggagctgtacggtttctgaactatctgttgaataaatgtgttatcagcctcctgggactgataaattagatcacatttagtctctacttatgtggggacgcttcatgcCTCCATCGACAAATTGAAGCATGAGCGAGCTCATCGGGGAGCTTAAGCTAGCCCTCAGGAGCTGATGCACTACACACCTGGTGAGTGCTTTGACGATTTACTAGTTTGATAATGAATGATTTAAGATGACAAGAGTACTGTTAATGTTGCAAAAATTGATCTGAAATGCccgattttttttatgttgcaaacaAATAATTTTGATGTTGTATAAGGTAGTTTTGGATGTTTCATTAGCTAATTTGCAGATCCTTTGACTAAAATGAGGTTCAGATTGGATGTTGCACAAAACATGTCCATTTATTTGCAGTGTGAATTTTCCTTAGAATCTTTATGATTGGATGTCAGCGAACTGTTATCTTTTTTTATGTCGCAAAAGATAAATTTGGTTGTTGCAATTTCTTTTTATATATGTTGCAACTTGTAACGGACTGTCCGACGAGAAATCGTTCGGCGCTAGCAATGTCGAAATATTAATGAATAGATTAGATACAAAAGACTAATAATTAGGGTAGCTATGAAACTAATTTTCAACGGTAACATGACGAGGCTCAACGAATGAAGCGGCAAAAATCCTATTTAAATTGAAACGAACGAAGAAAACAAAACTGAAATGTCGGATCAATTATAAACGACAGAACTATCCCCGGTTATTACCACTGAAATGGCACTCAAAATTGCTGTCCTTCGTCTTTTTGCAAAAAGAACCTTTTGAAAAATTTTTAGAAGATGCTCTTTTAGTCCAACCCCCCTCCCTTCCTCGTCTCCGGCGAATCACCTCTCCTGTGACGCTAGCCGAATCCCCAACCCCACGCCATAGATCTGGAGCCCTAGTCGCCAGCCCTGGACATGGATCGagttgctggaggaggaggaagacggagTCGGCGAGGCAGCCGTGGATTCGGGAGGTCAGGGCCGAGCGCTCCGGTCGAGGGATGGACCTCGGCCACTGGCAGTGGGATGCCAACACCCGCCCAGGATCGAGACTTCGACGGCGGAGAGCAAGGTAGGCGGGGTGGCCGTGGCTCTGAGAGGCCTACCTCGGTGGAGCCGTCCTCGGGCGGAGCTGCGGCGGGACGGGCCTCGGCCGCCGGGAGGCAAAGCCAACGCGGCGGTACGATGGTGTGGCGGCCTAGGCGTCCCCAATCTCCCGCGCAATCCGGATCTGCGGAGGGTGACGCTGATGCGGCGGTCAGCGCTACCTCGCCGGCGGTGCCGGCCGCGCTGGACAACGAGGACATCCTCGGGGAAATACTtctccgcctcccgccgggcCCGTCATCGgtcccgcgcgccggcgccgtctgCAAGCGCTGGCGCCGCCTCGTCGCTGACCCCGGCTTCCTCCACCGCTTCCGTGAACATCACCGGAAGGCCCCCCTGCTCGGCGTCCTCTCCCACAACAGAGGCAAGATTGGCTTCACTCCCGTGCTGGATCCGCCGGAACGCATCCCCGCCGCTGGCCGCTTCTCCTTGCGGCTTCCAAGGGGCAGCAGGGTCTACGgctgccgccacggccgcgtcctTGTGGTCACCGGCAAGCCATTCAGTTTCCTCGTGTGGGACCCAGTCACTGGCGACCAGTGCCCTGTGCCCTTGCCCTCGGCGTCCGGTGGCAACAAGTATATGATAGATGGGACAGTCATTTGTGCCAGCGGTGACCAGGGCCATGTCCACGGCGCTTGCCACTCTAGCCCCTTCCAGGTGATCTTCCTTGGCCGCTGTGGGGATGAAATTATCGTCTGGGTTTACTCATCGGAGACAGGGACATGGGGAGATGCCATCTCAATAATGTGGCTGAGCCCATTTGACCCGGATGATTTTGCTTGTTGCAATACCCTGGTCGGAAATTCCATCTACTGGCTGTTCAATGAAAGCAGTATGACCATACTTGAGTTTGATTTGGATACGCAACGCCTAGCTACACTAGAGGTACCACCGGAAGTGATTGATCTTGACACTTCTGTCCGTGACGAGTGCCAATTCTTGTTAATGCCGACAGAAGATGGTGAGCTTGGCTTCCTCATTCTAGAAGGTTTCAATGCCCGAATATGGAAGAGGAAGGCCAAGTCCGATGGTGATACTGGATGGGTACTCAGAAATACTATTAAACTGCACCTTCCATTGAAGCGATGGGCACATGGGTATCCTTCAGAGATAATAGGATTTGCTGAAGACTGTAATGTGGTGTTTATAGCAACTGGTGGTGGTGTTGTTTTCATGGTCCATCTTGAGTCTGCGCAGTTTAAGAAACTTCCCCAAAAACTGGGCTACCGCACATGCTATCCATTCACAAGTTTCTGCGCAGCAGGTAAATATAATGCATATAGCTGTAGTATTTCCCTGAGTTAACGGGAATATGGGATGTCTTCTCATTTCCATGAGTATAAGACTAACAATTTGAAGTGGAGTTGTATCAGTTATTTCTTTGGCTATTAATTGAGCTCTTCATATTGcgacatttcttttttttccccctcaaaTACGTAGGAGACCTATCTTGTATTAAAGAGAAGAGTACAACCGGTCCCATTACAAAAGCCACACCACATCACCTCAATATCTGTGTTATGAGCAAATTGCTGTGAGCAAAACACAATCACCAGCTAAATAGTAGATACAACCCAACCTGACCAACTTCCTAGGCTAACAATTTAAACCCGGATACCTAAGAGCTCTAGCACCAGATGTGGATGCCTCATTGAAATTTCCCTGTTTAGCAACAGCTTATCTTAAACCTAGATCCCTAAGAACTCTTTAATAAAGGAGTATAGGACCTTTCCCTTCACCCTGTTCGTGCATTCTTTTATGCTTTCTTGTAAATGAGAGTGCTGCAGTACCTAAGTAATTGCCGGATGAATTGCTTTGCTTTCCTGTTCTTTGTGGGGGCTTTACTATGACCTGTTGTGCAAAGTAAAGAATTGACCCTTTATTTTGAACCAAGGGTAGTACCAATTTATGGATGAAATATAACCATCGAGAAAATTATGAGCATTTAGGGTTGAAAGATCTCGACTCTATATGCAAATTCCTTGGCTGGTTTCTTTTAACATGCTAGTTCAACCAGTTTCAGCTTGTTTAATAAATGAATTACTGATAGGTTCTTTAATAAATTGCTGTGCAAATTCAAAAATAGATTTATCTGCTTTCTGATTCATAACACACAAAGTAGATTATGTATGATCTGGTAAGCTAAGCTGTTTATCTTTGATAGGGCTGGCTCTAGTGTGCTCCTCGGTGCCACCGGCCATGAGCGAGGAGGATCTGTTGACTCACATAGAGGTCATCAAGGATCAGGAGTTGAATCTGATGGTTGAGGATCGTTAAGTGGATAGGTGGGATCCGATGATCCTTGAAGCTAGTATGCCACTCGTGCCATCTATGCTTGATAGGGTCGTGGTTTGTGAAGCCTTCTTGTGTTGGTTGCCAAGAGCAAGAGTGTCTTTGGTTTTGCTCCCTCCATTATGCATTTGCCTATGGAAATTGGCTCTCCTCTTCGTCTAGTTAACGAAACCTAATGAAACACTTAACCTTGCACAATGTGTTGTTGATAGGGTCGTGGTTTGTGAAGCCTTCTTGTGTTGGTTGCCAAGAGCAATAGTGTCTTTGGTTTTGCTCCCTCCATTATGCATTTGCCTATGGAAATTGGCTCTCCTCTTCGTCTAGTTAACGAAACCTAATGAAACACTTAACCTTGCACAATGTGTTGTTGCCGTAACAAAGTAACTGTTATGGTAGGGATGGCACTAGATGTAATTAATCTGATGCTTGAAAGCTCAGATAGTGTCTTGTATGTTGAATGCTAAAATTGTTCTTTTATTTGTAGGAAAGAAACTTCAAATAGTTATGAGTGGCACCATTTTTAAGTTGTCCATGGTGTTTGTATCAATATATGTAGCTGGATGTTTGTAAACTATTTCGCTCAAGGGGTGATTGCTATTTTCTATACAACAATGGCATCATATTTTTTGAGCCTGTGCAACAATGGCATCGTATTTTGATGGATGAGGATGCTTAGGTATTTCCAAAGTGGTTGTTGGTTATTTCCTTCTGTAGTGGTCATTGTTTGTCATCGGGGTGAGATTACTGTAACTTGATGCTTTGATTTATTTCACTGGATGCATAGTTGTGTGCACGTGCACCCAGTTTTCTGAGTTAGTTCTCGTGTGCCATCTTAAATTCTTCTATTCCCTTGTGTGTCGCTGGATCAAATTTTGAATACCTTATATGACATTTCCCTTGAAtctaagaaaaaaataactCTCTGTATTCGTATCGGTAAGTATCAGTGCGTATTTGATCCATATACACCCCTATATGTCCCAATTGTACTCCGGCTTAATCCTCTTTTTAGCTCACCACCACCATATATAAATTCACGTTCCTCAAAAAATTCAGGTCCatttttaataaataaataaatttaatcagtctattttctttttacaaGATCCTTAAATTCTGTAGGTAAATTTTTAGGCCCTCTACTTGGTCACACCCGTGATTGAAACTTTATAATTTACTAAGTTCACAATGAGAATAGTACAA from Setaria italica strain Yugu1 unplaced genomic scaffold, Setaria_italica_v2.0 scaffold_27, whole genome shotgun sequence encodes:
- the LOC101774489 gene encoding uncharacterized protein LOC101774489 — encoded protein: MDRVAGGGGRRSRRGSRGFGRSGPSAPVEGWTSATGSGMPTPAQDRDFDGGEQGRRGGRGSERPTSVEPSSGGAAAGRASAAGRQSQRGGTMVWRPRRPQSPAQSGSAEGDADAAVSATSPAVPAALDNEDILGEILLRLPPGPSSVPRAGAVCKRWRRLVADPGFLHRFREHHRKAPLLGVLSHNRGKIGFTPVLDPPERIPAAGRFSLRLPRGSRVYGCRHGRVLVVTGKPFSFLVWDPVTGDQCPVPLPSASGGNKYMIDGTVICASGDQGHVHGACHSSPFQVIFLGRCGDEIIVWVYSSETGTWGDAISIMWLSPFDPDDFACCNTLVGNSIYWLFNESSMTILEFDLDTQRLATLEVPPEVIDLDTSVRDECQFLLMPTEDGELGFLILEGFNARIWKRKAKSDGDTGWVLRNTIKLHLPLKRWAHGYPSEIIGFAEDCNVVFIATGGGVVFMVHLESAQFKKLPQKLGYRTCYPFTSFCAAGLALVCSSVPPAMSEEDLLTHIEVIKDQELNLMVEDR